In Oceanispirochaeta sp., the following proteins share a genomic window:
- a CDS encoding outer membrane lipoprotein-sorting protein, with the protein MKNLFRIVMTFALLSATLTVCAQDAQDLINQADKAFELDAIYSRSTLQVIKSGREQALQVMEGFELDDSDGISRSLSIFLAPPRVAGTAYLMLGDDLWVRFASTGRIRKLSSSAKKNSAAGSDFSYADMGEGSNSFTGQYSPSYDGTEKVDGQDCHRLILTPRPGVSSAYEKLIVWITLEKQLYRRIEYHDDGSPIKYLDFDDYREVGGVYYPYLMTMTSLTKKSISVVTTKIIEFDSSRVEEYFFTTSYLENIR; encoded by the coding sequence ATGAAGAATCTTTTTAGAATTGTAATGACATTTGCACTTCTGAGTGCCACCTTAACTGTCTGCGCCCAGGATGCACAAGACCTGATAAATCAGGCTGATAAGGCCTTTGAACTGGATGCTATTTACAGCAGGAGTACTCTGCAGGTGATCAAATCCGGTAGAGAGCAGGCCCTTCAGGTGATGGAAGGATTCGAACTGGATGATTCTGACGGGATTTCCAGGTCTCTGTCGATTTTTCTGGCCCCCCCCCGGGTTGCCGGGACAGCCTACCTGATGTTAGGAGATGATCTCTGGGTCCGGTTTGCCTCGACTGGACGCATCCGGAAGTTGAGCTCTTCCGCGAAAAAGAACTCAGCCGCAGGAAGTGACTTTTCCTATGCCGATATGGGCGAGGGCAGCAACAGTTTTACCGGCCAATATTCACCCTCTTATGACGGAACGGAGAAGGTTGACGGACAGGACTGTCATCGCTTGATCCTCACTCCCAGGCCCGGAGTCAGCAGCGCTTATGAAAAACTGATTGTCTGGATAACCCTGGAAAAGCAGCTGTACCGCAGAATCGAGTACCATGATGACGGTTCTCCTATTAAATATTTGGATTTTGATGACTATAGAGAGGTGGGCGGTGTTTATTATCCCTATCTGATGACCATGACCAGTCTTACCAAAAAATCTATAAGTGTTGTCACCACCAAAATCATTGAGTTTGACAGCTCCAGAGTGGAGGAATATTTTTTCACAACCTCTTATCTGGAAAACATCCGCTGA